A window of Calditrichia bacterium contains these coding sequences:
- a CDS encoding sigma-54-dependent Fis family transcriptional regulator has translation MNNTGNNHILVVDDEQEMLVNYNRILSRAGYSVKTVLSGNDALGILETDSSFTLAICDLNMPGMDGITLVKRLKEKHPYLPVIMVTGYGSLEQGIEAIKTGVFDFIEKPFSREKLLKSVGDALAEIRPEALVESGPTSMFDNMIGQSQPMRNVFELVQKVGFGNANIMVTGESGVGKELVVRSIHKHSLRRNQPLIPVNCGALPAPLFESELFGYEKGAFTGAFQAKPGLTELAMGGTLFLDEICEMPQELQVKLLRMLEDRKIRRIGGKTEIPVDVRIITATNRDPQECVEQGLLREDLYFRINTIHIQVPSLRERDSDIMLLADHFIQKLDQKYHRGIKSFSEDAQQLLHQYKWPGNVRELLNISERAYYLATPPQVTASDLPANLKNSKTDISFHQWDNLTYKEAKDQVLESFELDYLQYQLEKYDWNISRTAEACDVDRRTIHRLINRANLKK, from the coding sequence ATGAATAACACCGGCAACAACCATATTCTGGTCGTAGATGATGAACAGGAAATGCTGGTGAACTATAACAGGATTTTATCCCGTGCGGGATATTCTGTTAAAACCGTTCTTTCCGGAAACGATGCATTGGGAATATTGGAAACCGATTCATCCTTTACGTTGGCAATCTGCGATTTAAACATGCCCGGAATGGACGGCATTACGTTGGTTAAGCGCCTGAAAGAGAAACATCCATATTTGCCGGTTATCATGGTTACGGGTTATGGCTCGCTGGAGCAGGGCATCGAAGCCATCAAAACCGGCGTGTTCGATTTTATAGAAAAACCGTTTTCCCGGGAGAAGTTGCTCAAATCCGTTGGCGATGCGCTGGCTGAAATCCGACCGGAAGCGTTGGTTGAAAGTGGTCCCACATCGATGTTTGACAACATGATCGGGCAAAGCCAACCCATGCGAAATGTGTTTGAGCTTGTTCAAAAAGTCGGTTTTGGAAATGCAAATATTATGGTTACCGGTGAAAGCGGCGTGGGTAAAGAATTGGTGGTGCGCAGCATTCATAAACATTCGCTGCGGCGCAACCAACCGCTGATTCCCGTAAACTGCGGCGCGTTGCCGGCTCCTCTTTTCGAGAGTGAGCTGTTCGGATACGAAAAAGGTGCATTTACCGGCGCGTTTCAGGCAAAGCCAGGATTGACAGAGTTGGCGATGGGTGGCACCCTGTTTTTGGACGAAATTTGTGAAATGCCGCAAGAATTGCAGGTGAAACTGCTGCGGATGCTGGAAGACCGGAAGATTCGCCGAATTGGCGGCAAAACCGAAATTCCGGTGGACGTGCGTATTATTACCGCAACCAATCGTGATCCTCAGGAATGTGTGGAACAAGGCTTACTGCGGGAAGATCTGTATTTTCGCATCAACACCATCCACATTCAGGTTCCGTCATTACGCGAACGCGATTCGGATATCATGTTGCTCGCGGATCATTTCATTCAAAAGCTCGATCAAAAATATCACAGGGGTATCAAATCCTTTTCGGAAGATGCCCAACAGTTGCTCCATCAATACAAATGGCCGGGCAATGTTCGAGAATTGTTGAATATCTCCGAACGTGCATATTATCTGGCAACACCGCCGCAGGTTACAGCGAGCGATTTGCCGGCAAATCTCAAAAACAGCAAAACAGACATCTCGTTTCATCAATGGGATAACCTGACATATAAAGAAGCTAAAGATCAGGTTCTTGAATCTTTCGAGCTGGATTATTTACAATATCAACTGGAAAAATACGACTGGAATATTAGCCGCACAGCTGAAGCGTGTGACGTCGATAGACGGACCATTCACCGGCTGATTAATCGTGCTAATTTGAAGAAATGA